Within the Nocardioides humi genome, the region GGCTACGGGCTGGCCAGCGCGGGCCACCCCCAGAACCACTCCAACCTGCTCAGTCCCGAGCAGCTCGCCGACCTGGCGGCACGCACCGGGGCCGACCCGGACGACCCCTGGGCGGCCTTCGCCCCGGGTACGCCGGAGGCCGCGCTCTGCGCCGCGGCGGCCGCCCGGCTGGCGCGGCCGTCGGCCGGCACGGTCGCGCCGCCGCCGGTGCCCGCCGACCTCGGCTGGTCGCCGCAGGGCCGCACCTCGACCCAGCAGGCGCTGGGCCGCACCCTGCTCGACCTCACCCGGTCCGCACCCGCCGTGGCCGAGCGGGTCGTCACGGTCGCGCCCGACGTGGCGTCGAGCACCAACCTCGGCGGCTGGCTGAACAAGGCCGGCACCTGGTCGAGCACCGAGAAGCGCAACTGGTTCGCCGACGACCGCGAGACCATCCTGCACTGGACGGAGCGGCCGACCGGCCAGCACATCGAGCTCGGTATCGCCGAGGTCAACCTGGTCGGCCTGCTCGGCGAGCTCGGGGCGACCTGGAGCCGCTGGGGACACCCGCTGTTCCCGATCGGGGTCGTCTACGACCCCTTCGTCGGGCGGGCGCTGGAGCCCTGGTCGTTCGGGATGTACGCCGGCGGGCAGTCGATCCTCGTGGGCACGCCGTCCGGCGTCACCCTGGGCTTCGAGGGCGGCGCCCACCAGTCGATCACGACCCCCTCGATCGGACTGGAGCAGCCGGGCTGCGTCGCCTTCGAGCCCGCCTTCGCCGTCGAGGTCGAGTGGGCGCTGCTGGACGGTCTGTCCCGGCTCGGCCGCCCGGACGGCAGCTCGACCTACCTGCGGCTGTCGACGCGCGGCGTGGACCAGGGCCTCGCCGACCTGCCGGCGGACCCGGCGGCCCGGGAGCGGAGGCGCCGCCAGGTGCTGGCCGGCGGCTACCGGCTGCGCACCGCGCCGGGCGCGGACGTCGCGATCGTGGCGATGGGAGCGATGGTGACCGAGGCCCTCGCCGCCGCGGACCGGCTGGCCGCGAGCGGCGTCCCGGCGGACGTGCTGGTCGTGACGAGCGCCGACCGGCTGCTGCGTGCCCATCGCGCCCGCAGCGGGCTGGACGTGGCCGAGACCTGGATCCTGGACCACCTGTTCGACCGCCCGCAGGGCCTGGTCACGGTGCTCGACGGGCACCCGCACACGCTGGCCTTCCTGGCCGCCGAGAACGGTGGCCGAGGGATCCGGACGCTCGGGGTGTCCGGCTTCGGGCAGTCCGGCGACCTGCCCGAGCTGTACGCCGTGCACGGCATCGACGCCGACGCGATCGTCCGCGCCGGCCTGGACCTGGCCGAACAGGGCCGACGAGGAGGACCCGATGGCACCCGCTGAGCCCGCCCGCGCGCTCGACCCGGTCGAGCGACTGCTGGCCGTCGAGGAGTGTCGCCGGCTGATGGCCGAGTACGGCTGGCGCTTCGACCACGGCCTCAGCGTCGAGGTCGCCGAGCTGTTCACCGAGGACGGCGCCTGGCGGTCGAACACGATCGAGGCCGTCGGGCAGGCCCAGCTGCGGGCGTTCTTCGCCCGCCGGGCCGCGATGACCGAGCGGCTCACCCGGCACGTCGTCACCAACATCTCCATCGACGTGCTCGCCGCCGACCATGCCCGCGCACGTTCCTACGCCGTGGAGATCCGCGACGACCGCGGCGCGGACGGACTCGGCGTCGACACCCGCCCCGGCGTGGTCGGCGACTACCTCGACGAGCTGGTCCGCGTCGACGGACGCTGGCTGTTCCGCGAGCGCCGGGTCGTCATCGAGTTCAAGCGGGAGACCGAGGCCTTCCTGCGCCAGGAGGCCGGTCCCGCGTGAGTGACGTCCTGAGCTGCCCGCTCGACCTCGGCGTCGACGCGGCCGACCTGGCGAGCGCCGTACGGAGGTGGCTGGAGCGGGCCTGCCCGCCGGAGGTCGTGCGCGCCGCGCTGACCGAGCGGTCCGCGGACGCGTCGTGGCGCCCACCCCTGCGCCACGGCCTGGTCCAGCTGGGGCTGCCCGGGCTCGCGGTTCCGGAGGCGTACGGCGGCAGCGGGGCCGGGGTCGTCGAGCTGGCCGCCGTCGCCGAGCAGCTCGGCCGGGTCCTGTGCCCCGTCCCGCACCTGTCCAGCGCGGTCCTCGCGACGCTGCCCCTGGTCCTCACCGGTGGCTCCGCCGCGGGCGAGCTGCTCACCGAGCTCGCCGCCGGCGAGCGGACGGCGGCCGTGGCGAGCGGTCCCGAGCCCTGGAGCTCGCCGCTGGTCGCGACCCGGGAGGACACCGGCTGGTTCGTCGACGGGGCCGCGCCGGCGGTGCTGGACGCCACGACCGCCGACCGGCTGCTGGCCGTCGCCACCACGCCCCACGGGCCGGGGCTGTTCCTGGTCGAGGACCGCGCCGACGGCCGGGTCGCGGGCGGCGAGACGCCGATGGACCTGACCCTGGACGTCGCGCCCGTCGTGCTGCGCCGCGCGGCGGCCCGCCCCGTCGCCGTCCCCGGACCGGGCGACCGGGAGGAGCCCGACGGCGTCGCCCAACGGCTGCGCACCGCCCACCATCTCGCGGCCCTGGTGCTGGCCGGTGAGCAGGTCGGCGGCGCGGCGCGGATCCTCGAGCTGACCGTGGAGCACGCCCGCGTCCGGCACCAGTTCGGCCGGGCCATCGGCTCGTTCCAGGCGGTCAAGCACCGGTGCGCCGACCTGCTGATGACGCTGGAGTCCATGCGCTCGGTCGTCCGGGACGGGCTGCTCCGCTGCGCCTCGGTCCTCGACGGCGGCCCGATCGACCACGACGCGGTGGCGCTGGCCGCCGACCTGGCCCGCTCGGTCGCCGCCGACGGGTACCTGCGAATCGCGACCGCGGTGATCCAGCTGCACGGCGGCATCGGCTTCACCTGGGAGCACGACGCCCACCTGTACCTCAAGCGAGCCCGGGCCACGCAGCTCCTGCTCGGAGGGCCCGGCCGGTCCCGCGAGCGGCTGCTGCCGCTGCTCCTCGCCGATGCCGCCCGGACCGGCTCCGAGACGGGCGTGGCGACCGACACGACGCCGGTGCCGCCGGCGGTGGCGGCGTTCCTGGCGCGCCATCCGGTCGCGAGCACGCCCGACCGCGACCTGCGCGCTGCCCGGTACGACGCCGGACTGGCCGAGCAGGGTGAGGTCGAGGCTGCCTTCCTGGCCGCCGGCGCGCGGGACTGGTCCGGTCGCAACGTGATCGGACTCGGGATGGCGATGGCCACGATCCGCGCCCATGGCAACCCGGAGCAGCAGGAGGCGCACCTGCGACCGTGCTTCACCGGCGAGCACATCTGGTGCCAGCTCTTCTCCGAGCCGGGGGCCGGCTCCGACCTGGCCGGCCTGGCGACCCGCGCGGTCGCCGACGGCGACGACTTCGTGGTGACCGGACAGAAGGTGTGGACCTCGCTCGGCCATGTCGCCGACTACGGCCTGCTCCTGGCCCGGACCGACCCGGACGTGCCGAAGCACCGGGGCCTCACCTACTTCCTGTTGGACATGAGGCTTCCCGGCATCGAGGTCCGGCCGCTGCGCCAGCTCACCGGCGAGGCCGAGTTCAACGAGGTCCGCTTCGACGGGGTGCGGGTGCCGCGCTCGGCCGTGCTGGGCGCGGTCGGCGACGGCTGGCGGGTGGCGATGACGACCCTGATGAACGAGCGGGTCGCCATCGGCGGCAGCCGGGCGCCGCGGCACGGCGGCCCGATCGCGACCGCGCTCGCGTCGTACCGCCGCGCGGTGGCGCGCGGCGTGGCGGGCCCGATCGAGGGCGACCGGCTGGTCCGGCTGTGGTCGGCGGCGGAGGCGGCGCGGTTGACCAGCGCGCGGTCCGCGGCCGGTGGCGGCGACCCGGGACCGCAGGGCTCGATCGCCAAGCTGCAGATGGCCGAGGGCAACCAGGCGAGCTACGACTTCTGCGTCGAGCTGGCCGCGGCCGAGGGGCTCTACGTCGACGACTACGACCAGGGTGACGGCGCCACCTCCGCGGTGTTCGGCTCCACCGATCCGCGCAAGGCCTGGCTGCGCTCCTTGGCGAACTCGATCGAGGGCGGCACCTCGGAGGTGCTCCGCAACGTCCTCGGCGAGCGGGTGCTCGGCCTCCCGGGCGAGCCCCGCGTCGACCGTGACGTCCCGTGGAGCCGCACGCAGCGTTCCTAGTCTCCCAGTCCCCGAGCCCCGGAGGTCCCCATGTCCCGTGCCTACTTCAGCACCGTCGTCCCCCGTCCCCGTCGACGACGTGTGGGCGGTGCTCGGCCGGTTCGAGTCGATCGCCGACTTCGTCGGCAAGCTCTCGGCCGGTGAGCTCGAGGGAGGCGGCGGCCCGGTGGTGGGCGCCGTCCGCCGGCTCACCATCGCGACCGGAGGAGTCGCCCGCGAGCGCCTGGTCAGCATGGACGCGCGCGACCGCAGCTACCAGTACGAGTTCCCGGCCGAGTCGATCCCGTTCCCGGTGCGCAGCTATCTGGCGACCATCCGGGTCCGGCCGGTGACCAGCACCGGCACGACCTTCGTCGAGTGGTACGGCGACTTCGACTGCGACGCCGCGGTCGAGGAGGAGATGCGCACG harbors:
- a CDS encoding nuclear transport factor 2 family protein; this translates as MAPAEPARALDPVERLLAVEECRRLMAEYGWRFDHGLSVEVAELFTEDGAWRSNTIEAVGQAQLRAFFARRAAMTERLTRHVVTNISIDVLAADHARARSYAVEIRDDRGADGLGVDTRPGVVGDYLDELVRVDGRWLFRERRVVIEFKRETEAFLRQEAGPA
- a CDS encoding SRPBCC family protein, which encodes MPTSAPSSPVPVDDVWAVLGRFESIADFVGKLSAGELEGGGGPVVGAVRRLTIATGGVARERLVSMDARDRSYQYEFPAESIPFPVRSYLATIRVRPVTSTGTTFVEWYGDFDCDAAVEEEMRTAFLSRYVAFTADLVAHLGC
- a CDS encoding transketolase-like TK C-terminal-containing protein, which produces MTSPTTAPALPAPAAGSDDLDLLAAIEQRVLWLATAMIDHANRRPNASGLKVGGHQASSASMVSIMTALWFTRLRPEDRVSVKPHASPALHAVNHLLGDLDASYLTRLREFGGLQSYPSRTKDPDRVDYSTGSVGIGATAPIWGAVARRYVDDRTPVPAQRRGRQYSLVGDAELDEGAVWEAVLDPGTADLGEVVWIVDLNRQSLDRVVPNIAVSRLQRMFDAAGWQVLTVKYGGRLQRLFERPDGVLLEQRIDTMSNPEYQRLLRCGAEEIRERLPGGGASAPAIARLLAGVEDAELVAAVRDLGGHDLAALLDAFDRIDDTRPSVLFAYTVKGYGLASAGHPQNHSNLLSPEQLADLAARTGADPDDPWAAFAPGTPEAALCAAAAARLARPSAGTVAPPPVPADLGWSPQGRTSTQQALGRTLLDLTRSAPAVAERVVTVAPDVASSTNLGGWLNKAGTWSSTEKRNWFADDRETILHWTERPTGQHIELGIAEVNLVGLLGELGATWSRWGHPLFPIGVVYDPFVGRALEPWSFGMYAGGQSILVGTPSGVTLGFEGGAHQSITTPSIGLEQPGCVAFEPAFAVEVEWALLDGLSRLGRPDGSSTYLRLSTRGVDQGLADLPADPAARERRRRQVLAGGYRLRTAPGADVAIVAMGAMVTEALAAADRLAASGVPADVLVVTSADRLLRAHRARSGLDVAETWILDHLFDRPQGLVTVLDGHPHTLAFLAAENGGRGIRTLGVSGFGQSGDLPELYAVHGIDADAIVRAGLDLAEQGRRGGPDGTR
- a CDS encoding acyl-CoA dehydrogenase, which gives rise to MSDVLSCPLDLGVDAADLASAVRRWLERACPPEVVRAALTERSADASWRPPLRHGLVQLGLPGLAVPEAYGGSGAGVVELAAVAEQLGRVLCPVPHLSSAVLATLPLVLTGGSAAGELLTELAAGERTAAVASGPEPWSSPLVATREDTGWFVDGAAPAVLDATTADRLLAVATTPHGPGLFLVEDRADGRVAGGETPMDLTLDVAPVVLRRAAARPVAVPGPGDREEPDGVAQRLRTAHHLAALVLAGEQVGGAARILELTVEHARVRHQFGRAIGSFQAVKHRCADLLMTLESMRSVVRDGLLRCASVLDGGPIDHDAVALAADLARSVAADGYLRIATAVIQLHGGIGFTWEHDAHLYLKRARATQLLLGGPGRSRERLLPLLLADAARTGSETGVATDTTPVPPAVAAFLARHPVASTPDRDLRAARYDAGLAEQGEVEAAFLAAGARDWSGRNVIGLGMAMATIRAHGNPEQQEAHLRPCFTGEHIWCQLFSEPGAGSDLAGLATRAVADGDDFVVTGQKVWTSLGHVADYGLLLARTDPDVPKHRGLTYFLLDMRLPGIEVRPLRQLTGEAEFNEVRFDGVRVPRSAVLGAVGDGWRVAMTTLMNERVAIGGSRAPRHGGPIATALASYRRAVARGVAGPIEGDRLVRLWSAAEAARLTSARSAAGGGDPGPQGSIAKLQMAEGNQASYDFCVELAAAEGLYVDDYDQGDGATSAVFGSTDPRKAWLRSLANSIEGGTSEVLRNVLGERVLGLPGEPRVDRDVPWSRTQRS